In Candidatus Gastranaerophilales bacterium, a genomic segment contains:
- the accD gene encoding acetyl-CoA carboxylase, carboxyltransferase subunit beta translates to MGIKEWLQTKRTQKSSMQQTCANINDDVCKLWTKCFNCNTSIPTKDIEENLMVCTRCGYHFRINAKQRLCQIADPETFEEINLNMFPADPLNFVDTLPYPQRQEDAQKKTCLNEAVITGFCSINGAKTGLGIMDFEYMGGSMGSVVGEKITRLIEACIDKKLPVIIFTSSGGARMQESILSLMQMAKTSCAIARMNDEKLLYMTVLTEPTFGGVTASFGTLGDIIIAEQGARIGFAGRRVIEQTIRQKLPSDFQTAEYLLKFGQVDMICSREELKDRISNLIAIHTHK, encoded by the coding sequence ATGGGTATTAAAGAATGGCTACAAACCAAACGAACACAAAAATCCAGCATGCAACAAACATGTGCTAATATTAACGATGATGTATGCAAATTGTGGACAAAATGTTTCAATTGCAATACAAGCATCCCGACAAAAGATATTGAAGAAAACCTGATGGTATGTACAAGATGCGGCTACCATTTCAGAATTAATGCAAAACAAAGGCTTTGTCAAATAGCTGATCCGGAAACATTTGAAGAAATAAACTTAAATATGTTTCCTGCCGACCCTTTAAATTTTGTTGATACGCTACCGTATCCCCAAAGGCAGGAAGATGCACAGAAAAAAACCTGTTTAAACGAAGCCGTAATAACAGGATTTTGCAGCATAAACGGCGCTAAGACAGGTCTTGGCATTATGGATTTTGAATATATGGGCGGTTCCATGGGTTCTGTTGTGGGTGAGAAAATCACACGCTTAATTGAAGCCTGTATAGATAAAAAATTACCTGTAATTATATTCACCTCTTCAGGCGGAGCAAGAATGCAGGAGAGCATATTAAGTCTTATGCAGATGGCAAAAACAAGCTGCGCTATAGCGAGGATGAATGACGAAAAACTGTTGTATATGACGGTTTTAACAGAGCCTACTTTTGGCGGAGTAACAGCCAGTTTTGGTACGCTTGGCGACATAATTATAGCAGAGCAGGGTGCAAGGATAGGTTTTGCGGGCAGAAGGGTAATAGAACAAACTATAAGGCAAAAGCTTCCTTCAGATTTCCAGACAGCAGAGTATCTGCTCAAGTTTGGACAGGTAGACATGATTTGTTCAAGAGAAGAGTTGAAAGACAGAATTTCAAATCTTATCGCTATTCATACCCATAAATAA
- a CDS encoding acetyl-CoA carboxylase carboxyltransferase subunit alpha → MSKNITHLPFEKPIYDIEGKIQELKELSNESNIDLSSQIDTLTKQAQEFKANLYNNLKPFERMQIARHPMRPSFLDFVQLMTTDWIELHGDRAGADDRSIIGGVAKIDNVPVMLIGTQKGKTTKENLEYNFGMPHPEGYRKALRLFYHADRFNLPIITLIDTPGAYPGVKAEETGQGIAIAENLREMAKLNVPVIAIITGEGCSGGALGLAVANKVYIFEHAYYTVISPEGCASILWHDATRANDAANALKITSDDLLNLKVVDGIIKEPLGGAHYNHSSMSDTLKAQILQAVKELSKLNPKKLKEDRYNKFRSQGVFTLR, encoded by the coding sequence ATGAGCAAAAATATAACGCATTTGCCGTTTGAAAAACCGATTTACGACATAGAAGGAAAAATTCAGGAGCTAAAAGAATTGAGCAATGAATCCAACATAGATTTGTCATCTCAAATAGACACACTCACAAAACAGGCACAGGAATTTAAAGCAAACCTGTACAATAATTTAAAGCCGTTTGAACGTATGCAAATAGCAAGACATCCTATGCGTCCGTCTTTTTTGGACTTTGTTCAATTAATGACTACCGATTGGATAGAATTACATGGCGACAGGGCAGGGGCTGATGACAGGTCTATTATAGGCGGGGTGGCTAAAATAGATAACGTGCCGGTGATGCTTATAGGCACTCAAAAAGGCAAAACCACTAAAGAAAACCTTGAATATAACTTTGGAATGCCTCATCCCGAAGGTTATCGCAAAGCGCTTCGTTTATTTTACCATGCCGACAGGTTTAACCTTCCGATAATTACCCTGATTGATACACCGGGAGCATACCCCGGGGTTAAAGCGGAAGAAACCGGACAAGGTATTGCAATTGCCGAAAATTTGCGTGAAATGGCAAAGCTTAATGTACCTGTTATCGCAATAATTACGGGCGAAGGCTGCAGCGGCGGAGCGTTAGGGCTTGCTGTTGCGAATAAAGTCTATATTTTTGAACATGCCTACTATACAGTTATTTCGCCTGAAGGCTGCGCTTCAATCCTTTGGCATGATGCGACAAGGGCTAACGATGCAGCTAACGCTCTGAAAATTACTTCTGATGACTTATTAAATCTTAAGGTCGTTGATGGTATAATCAAAGAACCTTTAGGCGGCGCACATTATAACCATTCTTCAATGAGCGATACTTTAAAAGCCCAAATCCTTCAGGCAGTTAAAGAATTGTCCAAACTCAACCCCAAAAAGCTTAAAGAAGACCGCTATAATAAATTCCGCTCACAAGGTGTTTTTACTTTAAGGTAA
- a CDS encoding tetratricopeptide repeat protein, with protein sequence MIKRLIASIVVFVSLVQGVNAFPTLVLDAPDKNFTQINHTIALAFVAHGNIYSAAKEFYTILRYNPEDVYANYYLAIIYEGLGNKRLAERFYKKAIAMSPDDGKIYYSYAVFLLNQKRLKQAAPLAIQATKLSPFEYDIFYDTGVILVENDRLEEALPYFKKSLKFNPEFSSAYNNYCFSLATLGQYEEALPYCEKAVVMDKEENAQSLDSLAFVYAGLKQYEKAKDYYEKAVFIDPNIGEIYFHYAQTLQAMGKYDEAAAHFKKAGQLDKNFKADTRKLIKECRRLKNKNAAG encoded by the coding sequence ATGATTAAACGATTAATAGCCTCTATAGTTGTGTTTGTATCTCTTGTACAAGGGGTAAACGCTTTTCCGACTTTAGTTTTGGATGCTCCGGATAAAAATTTTACCCAGATAAACCATACAATTGCACTTGCTTTTGTTGCGCATGGCAATATCTACAGCGCTGCGAAAGAATTTTATACTATTTTGCGCTATAACCCCGAGGATGTTTATGCCAACTATTATTTGGCAATTATTTATGAGGGGCTGGGCAACAAAAGACTGGCAGAGCGGTTTTATAAAAAAGCAATAGCTATGTCGCCTGATGACGGCAAAATTTATTACAGCTATGCTGTATTTTTACTCAATCAAAAACGTTTAAAACAAGCTGCACCATTGGCAATTCAGGCAACAAAACTCTCTCCTTTTGAATATGATATTTTTTATGATACAGGGGTTATATTGGTTGAAAATGACCGATTGGAAGAGGCTTTGCCTTATTTTAAAAAATCTTTAAAATTCAATCCGGAATTCTCAAGCGCTTACAATAACTACTGCTTTTCGCTGGCGACTTTAGGACAATATGAAGAAGCACTGCCTTATTGCGAAAAAGCCGTTGTGATGGATAAAGAGGAAAACGCACAGTCTTTGGACAGTTTGGCTTTTGTTTATGCGGGTTTAAAACAGTATGAGAAGGCAAAAGACTACTACGAGAAAGCTGTTTTTATTGACCCTAATATAGGCGAAATTTACTTTCATTATGCGCAAACATTACAGGCAATGGGAAAATATGACGAGGCAGCGGCTCACTTTAAAAAAGCAGGACAGTTAGACAAAAATTTTAAAGCTGATACCAGAAAACTTATTAAAGAATGCCGCCGTCTAAAAAACAAGAATGCCGCCGGCTAA
- a CDS encoding transketolase family protein: MSLKKGEVTALRKIYGETLAELGKTREDIVVVDADLSHSTMTMLFQKACPDRFFNAGIAEQDAIGLACGLSTCNKTAFVSTFAIFATGRAYDQVRNTLAYSYCNVKIVATHAGITVGEDGATHQALEDVALMRAVPGMEIFVPCDGVETKAVIKYVSETKKPTYVRLPRTNLPTLFDEEEYQFNPYEAKILKDGSDLTIITNGETTIECLNAAEMLMQKGINAQVINMHCIKPLDCEIVIKAAKKTNKIFTVENHSIIGGLGSAVCECLSENYPAKVHRIGINDEFAQSGPQRELMKFYKLCGEDICETILNFNK, from the coding sequence ATGAGTTTAAAAAAAGGCGAAGTAACCGCTCTTAGAAAAATATACGGCGAAACCCTCGCGGAACTTGGTAAAACAAGAGAAGATATTGTTGTAGTTGACGCGGATTTATCACACTCTACAATGACAATGCTCTTCCAAAAAGCCTGTCCTGACAGATTTTTTAACGCGGGAATAGCTGAACAAGATGCAATAGGTCTGGCATGCGGTTTATCTACATGCAATAAAACAGCATTTGTAAGTACATTTGCGATCTTTGCAACCGGCAGGGCTTATGACCAGGTGAGAAATACTCTGGCTTACAGCTACTGTAACGTAAAAATCGTAGCAACCCATGCCGGTATTACGGTAGGTGAGGACGGTGCAACCCATCAGGCATTGGAAGATGTGGCGCTTATGCGGGCAGTACCGGGGATGGAAATATTCGTACCTTGCGACGGAGTTGAAACAAAAGCCGTTATCAAATATGTAAGTGAAACCAAAAAACCGACATACGTCAGACTCCCAAGAACTAACCTGCCGACTCTGTTTGATGAAGAAGAATATCAATTTAACCCTTATGAAGCAAAAATTCTAAAAGACGGCAGCGATTTAACCATCATTACAAACGGTGAAACCACTATTGAATGTTTAAATGCAGCGGAAATGCTTATGCAAAAAGGCATAAATGCGCAGGTTATTAACATGCACTGCATAAAACCGCTCGACTGTGAAATCGTTATTAAAGCCGCTAAAAAAACAAATAAAATATTTACCGTTGAAAACCATTCAATAATAGGCGGATTGGGAAGCGCTGTTTGTGAATGTTTAAGCGAGAATTATCCTGCCAAAGTCCACCGTATCGGCATTAACGATGAATTTGCCCAAAGCGGACCCCAACGTGAACTGATGAAGTTTTACAAGCTTTGCGGCGAAGATATTTGCGAAACGATACTTAATTTTAATAAATGA
- a CDS encoding transketolase — translation MLKTQLTTEEIKELEKAANNARISVLKMIHNAKSGHLGGSFSAVEIILTLYKKILHHNNKWTESPNFQNRDRFVLSKGHAAPILYHILAEEGYFDKSELMTLRQVGSNLQGHPCCLKVNGVDISTGSLGQGLSIACGMALGLRLNQSNAFVYVYMGDGELQEGQVYEGMMSAAHKKLGRLIAIVDRNCYQIDGHTECVKSVDPIDKKFESFGWQVLNINGHNIKEIFNAFQEAKILGVQNQKPVVIIADTVKGKGVSFMENTCSWHGKAPCDEEFETALKELEGRS, via the coding sequence ATGTTAAAAACCCAACTTACTACCGAAGAGATAAAAGAACTGGAAAAAGCTGCCAATAACGCCCGTATTTCCGTTTTAAAAATGATTCATAACGCCAAATCAGGACATCTGGGCGGAAGTTTTAGCGCGGTGGAAATAATTTTAACACTTTATAAAAAAATTCTGCATCATAATAATAAATGGACTGAAAGCCCTAATTTTCAAAACCGCGACCGTTTTGTATTATCAAAAGGACATGCGGCTCCTATTTTGTACCATATTTTGGCAGAAGAAGGCTACTTCGATAAATCGGAACTGATGACCTTAAGACAGGTAGGTTCAAACCTCCAGGGGCATCCCTGCTGTCTGAAAGTAAACGGCGTCGACATATCTACAGGTTCGTTGGGACAAGGCTTATCAATCGCCTGCGGCATGGCGTTAGGCTTGAGGCTTAACCAAAGCAATGCTTTTGTTTATGTTTATATGGGAGATGGGGAGCTTCAAGAAGGACAGGTTTATGAAGGAATGATGAGCGCTGCCCATAAAAAGCTCGGAAGATTAATCGCTATTGTAGACAGAAATTGCTACCAAATTGACGGGCATACGGAATGCGTCAAATCAGTTGACCCGATAGATAAAAAATTTGAAAGTTTCGGCTGGCAGGTTTTAAACATTAACGGTCATAATATTAAAGAAATTTTTAATGCTTTTCAGGAAGCAAAAATCCTCGGAGTGCAAAACCAAAAACCTGTTGTTATCATAGCGGATACGGTTAAAGGAAAAGGCGTTTCTTTTATGGAAAACACCTGCTCATGGCATGGCAAAGCGCCTTGTGATGAAGAATTTGAAACAGCATTGAAAGAATTGGAGGGTCGCAGCTAA
- the csaB gene encoding polysaccharide pyruvyl transferase CsaB produces MTKFLLTGYFGFGNFGDEAILKCAADILNENFANPEITVATNDEALTKTQFKHENNIKTVQRFNLTELIKELQNTDCLIFGGGSILQDATSLKSLLYYLFLIYTAKFFGKKVVLLSQGIGPINNPIGKRLCFDLLKKVDLITVRDKRSKALLDKYNIKSELTADLVWGMNLEQVSKVIGTKKTIGIQLRKWKSLTDKKIDALAKIIAETFNSENYNFKIIPLQEDFDKEICNKFLSDLKKYSSNTEVELFDYSDINSAINLFQTLDYLIAVRFHAGIIANKFGIPTLMLSYDPKVEEFCSETSTLTADINNFTIPELTTKLQLLRNGETRQTYYQAQIYENKNIDMLKSLFKAEQMKRACLLNTPVDLVNMQSAIDFLVNRLKNKTATQVVTLNPEMISKSCNDEALSKLMKEADLIVPDGIGVVLGLKFLGVKSTRVAGIELAYNLLKLAAQKGYTVGFLGADEDTLQKAIKELQKDFPELKIVFARNGYFKQEEENNILNDLIAAKPDMLLVGIGFPKQEKLIQYFKKSLNHTIMIGVGGSFDVWSKKLKRAPVIYQKMGLEWFYRLLCQPQRFNRIFPVIPLFFLKIISNRSLSRKEY; encoded by the coding sequence ATGACAAAATTCTTACTCACGGGGTATTTTGGGTTCGGGAATTTTGGTGATGAAGCTATTTTAAAATGCGCTGCAGATATTTTGAATGAAAATTTTGCAAACCCTGAAATAACCGTCGCAACAAACGATGAAGCCCTGACAAAAACGCAGTTTAAACATGAAAATAATATTAAAACCGTCCAAAGATTTAACCTTACCGAGCTTATAAAAGAATTGCAAAACACGGACTGTCTGATATTTGGCGGCGGAAGTATTTTGCAGGATGCTACCAGTTTAAAAAGTCTTCTTTATTATTTGTTTTTGATTTATACGGCAAAATTTTTCGGTAAAAAAGTTGTACTCCTATCGCAAGGTATAGGTCCCATAAATAACCCCATAGGTAAACGGCTCTGTTTTGATTTATTGAAAAAAGTTGATTTAATAACGGTTCGTGATAAGCGAAGCAAAGCTTTGCTTGATAAATACAACATAAAGTCCGAACTTACCGCGGATTTAGTATGGGGAATGAACTTAGAGCAAGTATCTAAGGTCATTGGCACGAAAAAAACCATAGGTATTCAGCTTCGCAAATGGAAATCATTGACCGACAAAAAAATCGATGCGCTTGCCAAAATTATTGCTGAAACGTTTAATTCCGAAAATTACAATTTTAAAATAATTCCGCTGCAAGAAGATTTTGATAAAGAAATTTGTAATAAATTTTTATCGGATTTAAAAAAATACAGCAGTAATACCGAGGTTGAACTTTTTGATTACAGCGATATAAACTCTGCAATAAATTTATTCCAAACGCTGGATTATCTTATAGCAGTGAGATTTCATGCCGGTATAATTGCTAACAAGTTTGGCATTCCTACTCTTATGCTATCTTATGACCCTAAAGTAGAGGAATTTTGCAGCGAAACTTCGACCCTGACGGCAGACATAAACAATTTTACCATTCCCGAATTGACAACAAAACTGCAATTGCTGAGAAATGGAGAAACCCGGCAAACTTATTATCAGGCGCAAATATACGAGAATAAAAATATAGACATGCTAAAAAGTTTATTTAAAGCAGAACAAATGAAAAGAGCCTGCTTGTTAAATACACCTGTGGATTTGGTCAATATGCAAAGCGCCATTGACTTTTTGGTAAACCGTTTGAAGAATAAAACCGCAACGCAGGTTGTTACGCTTAACCCTGAAATGATATCAAAATCCTGCAATGATGAAGCTCTGTCAAAACTTATGAAAGAGGCTGATTTAATTGTACCGGACGGTATCGGGGTTGTTTTGGGGCTGAAATTTTTAGGCGTTAAGTCAACGAGAGTTGCAGGGATTGAGCTTGCATACAACCTTTTAAAATTAGCCGCTCAAAAAGGCTATACTGTTGGATTTTTGGGCGCTGATGAGGATACTTTGCAAAAAGCGATAAAAGAACTTCAAAAAGATTTTCCCGAATTAAAAATAGTATTTGCAAGAAACGGATATTTCAAGCAGGAAGAAGAAAACAATATTTTAAATGATTTAATAGCCGCAAAACCTGATATGCTGTTAGTAGGAATAGGTTTCCCGAAACAAGAAAAATTAATACAGTACTTCAAAAAATCATTAAATCATACTATAATGATTGGTGTGGGCGGAAGTTTTGATGTTTGGTCAAAAAAACTCAAACGAGCTCCCGTAATATACCAAAAAATGGGTTTGGAATGGTTTTACAGATTATTGTGTCAGCCTCAAAGATTTAACCGTATTTTTCCGGTTATTCCGTTGTTCTTCTTAAAAATTATATCCAACCGCAGTTTAAGCAGAAAAGAGTATTAA
- a CDS encoding sugar kinase, translating into MSELIDIVCIGESLVELSSNESLTYADTLNKYFGGDTMTTAVAASRLGSKVGYVTLVGNDYLKDFLLDAWNCENLDLSQVKLSKGYNGLYFISRLKDGAKEFAYYRKKSAATCLSEANISKEYIQNSQIVYSTGITQSLSLCAREAVKTAFQAAKINEKQVAYDINYTPGLWDEEEAKEAFEEVLPYIDILFVSLEHDIKKLYSLCSSELAAQYLADKGVSIVVIRERDGSVFIAYNGETVLIPSLEHQPVDTTGSGDAFNGGFMHGLLEGFSPFESARLASVVTSFQVMGIGAIKSIPYKEEVYNKFKSITQ; encoded by the coding sequence ATGAGCGAATTAATTGATATTGTGTGTATAGGGGAAAGTTTAGTAGAGTTATCTTCCAACGAAAGTCTTACGTACGCTGACACACTAAATAAATATTTTGGCGGTGATACAATGACAACCGCGGTAGCTGCTTCAAGATTAGGTTCAAAAGTAGGCTATGTAACGTTAGTAGGCAATGATTATTTAAAAGATTTTCTTTTAGACGCCTGGAACTGTGAAAACCTTGATTTAAGCCAGGTAAAGCTCTCCAAAGGTTATAACGGATTATACTTTATTTCACGTTTAAAAGACGGTGCGAAAGAATTTGCATATTACCGTAAAAAATCAGCCGCAACTTGTTTATCCGAAGCAAATATTTCAAAAGAATATATCCAAAACTCCCAAATTGTATATTCAACGGGAATAACCCAATCACTTTCATTATGCGCAAGAGAAGCTGTGAAAACCGCGTTTCAGGCTGCAAAAATAAATGAAAAACAAGTGGCATACGATATAAATTATACCCCGGGACTTTGGGACGAAGAAGAAGCAAAAGAAGCATTTGAAGAAGTTTTGCCATACATTGACATTTTGTTTGTAAGTTTGGAGCATGACATTAAAAAACTATATTCTCTATGCTCGTCTGAATTGGCGGCTCAATACCTTGCCGACAAAGGCGTATCAATAGTAGTCATAAGAGAACGCGACGGCAGCGTTTTTATAGCGTATAACGGGGAAACTGTTTTAATTCCGTCATTAGAACATCAACCTGTCGATACAACGGGCTCCGGCGACGCTTTTAACGGCGGATTTATGCACGGGCTTCTGGAAGGGTTCAGCCCGTTTGAAAGCGCAAGATTAGCCAGCGTAGTAACTTCCTTTCAGGTAATGGGTATCGGCGCCATAAAATCTATTCCTTACAAAGAAGAAGTTTATAACAAATTTAAGAGCATAACTCAATGA
- a CDS encoding tetratricopeptide repeat protein, translating into MKNIFKLIITILIIFAIPSYGICQTASDIRMLKSKGISAYKEQKYQEAVKYLVSIPDEKQDYTTVLLLANSFECLGNSKAAIILLENQDKKDKKNYRAFYNLGNIYQKEKYYRDSIEAYQRSIKLRGNFPEAYYNLSISYFKIGEYQKAAKILEQGIKFSPKNIKNYYYNLGVCLETAGKAKEAKKYFELAE; encoded by the coding sequence ATGAAAAATATTTTTAAACTGATTATCACAATTTTAATAATTTTTGCAATTCCTTCCTATGGAATATGCCAAACTGCTTCTGATATCAGAATGCTTAAATCCAAAGGCATCAGCGCTTATAAAGAACAAAAATATCAGGAAGCGGTAAAATACCTGGTTTCAATACCTGATGAAAAACAGGATTATACGACTGTTTTACTTCTGGCAAACAGTTTTGAATGTCTTGGTAACTCAAAGGCAGCTATAATCCTGCTTGAAAATCAGGATAAAAAAGATAAAAAAAATTATCGTGCTTTTTATAATTTAGGCAACATTTACCAAAAAGAAAAATATTATCGCGACAGCATAGAGGCTTACCAAAGAAGTATTAAATTGAGAGGAAATTTTCCTGAAGCGTACTATAACCTGAGTATCAGCTATTTTAAAATAGGCGAATATCAAAAAGCAGCTAAAATACTTGAACAAGGTATAAAATTCAGCCCTAAAAATATAAAAAATTACTACTATAACCTTGGTGTATGCTTAGAAACCGCAGGCAAAGCCAAGGAGGCTAAAAAATATTTTGAGCTGGCAGAATAA
- a CDS encoding class II aldolase/adducin family protein, protein MKNYDDLVRICKKVYNRGFSPGYSSNISIRKSSHFVITPSGFSLETVEKDDLIELDFEAQQLAGKTRASSEKLMHLHIYKKRPDVNAIIHCHAPKISAFAVAGNAFEGGFILAEVPYLFGSEIPLVDYLMPSSIELAEAASNALKHSDAAILKNHGVIVAGKTLDDAFYKLDTIEYVAQVYLDAKQLGNMTFLAKEETDKLLELRNKAH, encoded by the coding sequence ATGAAGAACTATGATGATTTAGTCAGAATTTGTAAAAAGGTTTATAATCGGGGTTTTTCTCCCGGTTATTCAAGCAATATAAGTATACGCAAATCATCTCATTTTGTAATTACTCCGTCGGGATTTTCGCTTGAAACAGTAGAAAAAGATGATTTAATAGAACTTGATTTTGAAGCGCAGCAGCTTGCGGGCAAAACCAGAGCTTCTTCCGAAAAACTCATGCATTTGCATATTTATAAAAAAAGACCGGATGTAAATGCTATTATTCACTGCCATGCTCCTAAAATTTCAGCATTTGCCGTAGCCGGCAATGCTTTTGAAGGCGGATTTATATTAGCGGAAGTTCCCTATCTTTTCGGCAGCGAAATACCTTTAGTAGATTATCTTATGCCTTCATCCATAGAATTAGCCGAAGCTGCAAGCAATGCTCTCAAGCATTCTGATGCCGCTATTTTGAAAAACCATGGGGTAATAGTTGCAGGCAAGACTTTAGACGATGCTTTTTATAAACTGGATACTATAGAATATGTTGCTCAGGTTTATCTGGATGCTAAACAACTGGGGAATATGACTTTTTTAGCAAAAGAAGAAACAGACAAATTGCTTGAGTTGAGAAATAAGGCTCATTAA
- a CDS encoding sigma-70 family RNA polymerase sigma factor: MTNQTVSKIDIKSYIELIEKVAKVEHRRIPSHMVDLEELISIGIIGIQALIKNKTEEQLKKYNISYMATAVRWAIRNELRNRYKWYSFKQTKTNEDTETQDGVDVAPEKVREAIYETILSIDSIAADSSDNDSPFDFLKDSGAQPDEQYELTELSRLIKEAIAKLPQKDRTIVEYRFYRNMQVKEIATVVGLSSSRVTRIVQAALNNVREYLQSKDFESYL, encoded by the coding sequence ATGACAAATCAGACAGTGAGCAAAATTGACATAAAAAGCTATATAGAACTTATTGAAAAAGTTGCCAAAGTCGAGCATAGGCGCATTCCGTCGCACATGGTCGATCTGGAGGAGTTGATAAGTATCGGTATTATAGGTATACAAGCTCTCATAAAGAATAAAACAGAAGAGCAGTTAAAAAAATATAATATTTCTTACATGGCGACCGCTGTGAGGTGGGCAATAAGAAATGAGCTGAGAAACAGGTATAAATGGTATTCTTTCAAACAAACCAAAACAAATGAAGATACAGAAACACAAGACGGAGTAGATGTAGCGCCCGAAAAAGTCAGAGAAGCTATCTACGAAACCATTTTATCCATAGACAGTATTGCCGCGGACTCATCTGATAACGATTCTCCGTTTGACTTCTTAAAAGACAGCGGAGCCCAGCCCGATGAACAATATGAACTCACAGAATTAAGCCGTTTGATAAAAGAAGCCATCGCCAAACTACCCCAAAAAGACAGAACCATCGTAGAATACAGATTTTACAGAAATATGCAGGTCAAAGAAATAGCCACTGTTGTAGGCTTATCATCCTCACGTGTAACAAGAATTGTACAAGCCGCTCTCAATAATGTAAGAGAATATTTGCAATCTAAGGATTTTGAAAGTTATTTATAA
- the flhB gene encoding flagellar biosynthesis protein FlhB, which translates to MGDEDKQFEATPQKLQRAKKEGQVVKSKDFSMAVAMLVMFSVVYALAPFTWHQISKLFVLLYEQIPNATVENIGSTYILTTVITTTFLILGPILIMAFLMGILGDLIQIGPIFTTKPLEPKFDKLNPTKYFKNLFSVKTAFELVKNIFKVIILGYVGWSVYKEHFPTILSLVAIDNRFAILFEFGKLIMDFIVKACIIFLAISAADYMVVRMKFLKDQKMSFKEIKDEYKNSEGDPHVKAALRQRRQQMMQRSMMDSVSTADFVVTNPTHVAVALKYEAEEMQAPKLIAKGTELIAKRIIEIAKEHNIPVIENPPVARAVFRVVELNREIPPELYKAIAEILLFVYNLRKTKKIDKM; encoded by the coding sequence ATGGGTGATGAAGACAAACAGTTTGAGGCAACCCCTCAAAAGCTTCAGCGGGCAAAAAAAGAAGGTCAGGTTGTAAAGAGCAAAGACTTTTCTATGGCGGTTGCTATGCTTGTGATGTTCAGCGTGGTTTATGCGCTTGCGCCATTTACCTGGCATCAGATTTCAAAGCTTTTTGTGCTTCTATACGAACAAATTCCCAATGCAACTGTTGAAAATATAGGTTCAACCTACATATTGACTACTGTGATAACAACTACATTTTTGATTTTGGGACCTATCCTGATTATGGCGTTTTTAATGGGAATTTTGGGCGATTTAATCCAAATCGGTCCTATTTTTACAACTAAACCGCTGGAACCAAAGTTTGATAAATTAAACCCTACCAAGTATTTTAAAAACCTTTTTTCGGTAAAAACAGCATTTGAGCTGGTAAAGAATATTTTTAAAGTTATTATTTTGGGTTATGTCGGCTGGAGTGTTTACAAGGAGCATTTTCCCACAATTTTGAGCCTTGTTGCAATAGATAATCGATTTGCTATTCTGTTTGAATTCGGAAAATTAATAATGGACTTTATAGTCAAGGCATGTATAATTTTCCTTGCAATTTCAGCGGCAGATTATATGGTAGTGCGCATGAAGTTCTTAAAGGACCAAAAGATGTCTTTTAAAGAAATAAAAGATGAGTATAAAAACTCGGAAGGCGACCCCCATGTTAAAGCAGCACTGAGGCAGCGCCGCCAGCAAATGATGCAAAGAAGCATGATGGATTCTGTTTCTACCGCCGATTTTGTAGTTACAAACCCGACTCATGTCGCTGTTGCGCTTAAATATGAGGCGGAAGAAATGCAAGCCCCGAAATTAATAGCAAAGGGTACAGAGCTTATAGCTAAAAGAATTATTGAAATTGCAAAAGAACATAATATCCCCGTAATAGAGAACCCGCCCGTTGCCAGAGCGGTTTTCAGGGTAGTTGAACTTAACCGTGAAATCCCGCCGGAACTCTATAAAGCTATAGCAGAAATACTATTATTTGTTTATAATTTGCGTAAAACGAAAAAAATAGATAAAATGTAA